From a single Paenibacillus sp. FSL R5-0345 genomic region:
- a CDS encoding sensor histidine kinase, which yields MLTYMFFIIIPISLIGFVSHSMYNDSLREHINTNIKGTLLQIRDNIDYKMDEVTRISTQLYSDFDFYRNLRSYEEGWENYDRMSKKVLPKLDVAIQSTGVKIGMSLFLKNESIPEIYSNSLEGYLDNSSFYHLYHMKRIEGKSWYYDFPAEKYAETMKWWQIESDVENNRISLLRRLIDTYEPLKPKEIGFLRINVRIPDLFDSVNYTKIGKGSNLIIKNEFGRTMYQSGELPENYTNEAELNKDYLTIKETIMVANQAWQLIALVPIAILEKDAMKVRLFIILMCLICCVVFSFVGIFISRYFSIRINKFVYVLNAYREGDLHKRIKYRGKDEFSQIATALNDMGENIDMLIKEVYLTQLQKKEAELEILQSQINPHFLYNTLSSIVQLAKFGQNEKLQKMVLELAKFYRLTLNEGRTMIPVPTEIEQANAYLEIQKIKYGDRLEVMFDFDTEIWPYETIKLILQPFIENVLKHAWCGDHIHIRIVGRKEGDHILFRIIDDGIGIRQERIDQIFDSKGHTNTGYGVRNVDQRIKLQYGPEYGVTIFSRVGIGTSVQIRIPAKKRK from the coding sequence ATGCTGACGTATATGTTTTTTATTATTATTCCTATTTCCCTAATCGGGTTCGTCTCGCACTCCATGTATAATGATTCATTACGCGAGCATATCAATACGAATATTAAAGGAACGTTATTACAGATTCGTGACAACATTGATTATAAAATGGACGAAGTCACTCGAATATCAACACAATTATACAGTGATTTTGATTTCTATCGAAATCTTCGGAGTTATGAGGAAGGCTGGGAAAATTACGACCGGATGTCTAAGAAGGTATTGCCGAAGCTTGACGTAGCTATTCAATCTACAGGTGTGAAGATTGGGATGTCGCTATTCTTAAAGAATGAATCGATCCCTGAGATCTATTCGAATTCACTTGAGGGCTATCTTGATAATAGCAGCTTTTATCATCTCTACCACATGAAACGGATTGAAGGGAAATCGTGGTATTATGATTTTCCAGCTGAAAAATACGCTGAAACTATGAAATGGTGGCAGATCGAGAGCGATGTAGAGAATAATCGCATCTCGTTGCTCCGCAGACTAATTGATACATACGAACCTCTTAAGCCTAAAGAGATTGGATTCCTACGGATTAATGTAAGGATTCCTGATCTATTTGACAGTGTCAATTATACGAAGATTGGAAAAGGAAGTAATTTAATTATTAAGAACGAGTTTGGAAGAACAATGTATCAATCGGGTGAATTACCGGAGAACTATACCAATGAAGCCGAGCTGAATAAGGATTACCTGACGATTAAAGAAACCATTATGGTTGCTAACCAAGCATGGCAATTAATCGCACTTGTTCCAATTGCTATCCTTGAAAAGGATGCAATGAAGGTACGTTTGTTTATTATTTTAATGTGTCTCATATGTTGTGTGGTCTTTAGCTTCGTGGGCATATTTATCTCCCGTTATTTTTCAATACGGATTAATAAGTTTGTATATGTGCTTAATGCCTATCGGGAAGGTGATCTTCACAAACGTATTAAATATCGAGGGAAGGACGAATTCTCTCAGATAGCAACTGCGTTAAATGATATGGGTGAAAATATTGATATGTTGATTAAAGAGGTGTATCTGACGCAGCTCCAGAAGAAGGAAGCAGAGCTTGAGATTCTGCAATCGCAAATCAATCCGCACTTCTTGTATAATACTTTATCATCTATTGTTCAGTTAGCTAAATTTGGTCAAAATGAGAAGCTACAGAAGATGGTACTGGAATTAGCGAAGTTTTACCGCCTAACGCTTAATGAAGGTCGTACGATGATTCCGGTTCCAACGGAAATTGAGCAGGCGAATGCCTACTTAGAAATTCAGAAAATTAAATACGGTGACCGCTTAGAGGTCATGTTTGATTTTGATACAGAGATTTGGCCTTATGAGACCATTAAACTGATTCTACAACCCTTTATAGAGAACGTGCTCAAGCATGCTTGGTGTGGCGATCACATTCATATACGAATTGTTGGTCGGAAGGAAGGCGATCATATCCTGTTCCGCATCATTGACGATGGGATAGGCATCAGACAGGAACGTATCGATCAGATTTTTGATTCGAAGGGTCACACGAACACAGGTTACGGGGTTCGTAATGTGGATCAACGCATTAAACTGCAATATGGACCAGAGTATGGCGTTACAATTTTTAGTCGTGTTGGAATTGGCACTTCAGTTCAGATTCGGATTCCTGCTAAAAAAAGAAAGTAA
- a CDS encoding ABC transporter ATP-binding protein — protein sequence MLRVENVTHSFKNGNETTAVLHQIDFSVKKGEMVALLGSSGSGKSTMLNLMAGLMKPTEGHIYIADQDIVKMSENKLSEFRRKHIGFIFQAYELITSLTVRENVELPLVFQSVSPSIRKQKALALLEGVGIPDKADLFPSQLSGGQQQRVSIARSLITEPSVIFADEPTGNLDSKTEEEIINILLNLNKKMKTTFIVVTHELKVAEQMQRIFTLQDGYMITEKQTSSETELEGGKLIED from the coding sequence ATGTTGCGAGTGGAAAATGTAACGCATTCTTTTAAGAATGGTAATGAAACGACGGCAGTCCTTCATCAAATAGACTTTTCTGTGAAAAAGGGGGAAATGGTTGCTCTGCTGGGGAGCTCGGGTTCCGGTAAGTCAACCATGCTAAACCTGATGGCAGGTCTGATGAAGCCTACGGAAGGTCACATATACATTGCTGACCAAGATATCGTGAAAATGAGCGAGAATAAGCTATCCGAATTTCGAAGAAAGCATATCGGGTTTATCTTTCAAGCTTATGAACTGATTACTAGCTTGACTGTCCGTGAAAATGTGGAATTGCCGTTAGTCTTTCAATCCGTCTCTCCATCAATACGTAAGCAAAAAGCTCTAGCTTTGCTGGAAGGGGTCGGCATACCGGATAAAGCCGACCTGTTCCCTTCTCAGTTGTCTGGTGGACAGCAGCAGCGGGTCAGTATTGCTCGTTCCTTGATTACGGAGCCTTCTGTTATTTTCGCAGATGAACCGACTGGAAACCTGGACTCGAAGACAGAAGAGGAAATTATTAATATCCTGCTTAACCTGAATAAGAAGATGAAGACGACCTTCATAGTCGTAACACACGAGCTCAAAGTTGCGGAACAAATGCAACGGATTTTCACGCTTCAGGATGGATATATGATTACTGAGAAACAAACTTCTTCGGAGACAGAACTCGAAGGGGGTAAATTAATTGAGGATTAG
- a CDS encoding DUF58 domain-containing protein, which translates to MALPWFIFITVVLLFLLAAIYERNGLKALSYTRYFSTKVAYEGDHLEMIEEIVNAKLLPLPWLRLESSISRGLDFSSQDNLGISTGEIYQNHISLFYLKSYRHIKRRHQVTCERRGIYRLETVTMTTGDPFGLIRKNKTYPLELELLVYPNLLSLDDLPLPIHSWLGELPVKRWIVEDPFLTAGIREYNSGDSMGLINWKATARTGTMQVHKKDYTADSRLVICLNIEDSHSMWRAVTDVERIEQGIRYAATIAEYAMRHGIETGFICNGRLDNRGERDPVEAEPMAQLEDLLELLAKLELDRTLPMSRLLDLQAESGISDTDFLIISCHRGTELQASADLLYQLGNGVEWLDIPEQGGESA; encoded by the coding sequence ATGGCTTTGCCTTGGTTCATTTTCATTACTGTAGTTCTATTGTTCCTTCTTGCCGCTATCTATGAACGAAATGGTCTGAAAGCGCTTAGCTATACTCGTTATTTTTCAACAAAAGTTGCTTATGAAGGGGATCATCTTGAGATGATCGAGGAGATCGTTAATGCTAAGCTTTTGCCATTACCATGGCTTCGGCTGGAATCTAGTATTTCTAGAGGTTTGGATTTTAGTAGTCAGGATAATCTCGGAATTAGCACGGGGGAAATCTATCAGAATCATATCAGCTTGTTCTACCTGAAATCATACCGTCATATTAAACGGCGTCATCAAGTAACTTGCGAGCGACGGGGGATATACCGTTTAGAGACGGTCACAATGACCACTGGAGATCCCTTTGGTTTAATTCGGAAAAACAAAACGTATCCACTTGAATTAGAGTTATTGGTCTATCCTAATCTGCTGAGCTTAGATGATCTACCACTGCCGATACATAGCTGGCTGGGTGAACTTCCGGTGAAAAGGTGGATCGTAGAAGATCCTTTCCTGACTGCAGGTATTCGCGAGTATAACTCAGGAGATTCTATGGGACTTATAAACTGGAAGGCTACAGCACGCACAGGTACTATGCAGGTGCATAAGAAAGACTACACCGCAGATTCCAGACTCGTCATTTGCTTGAATATAGAGGACAGTCATTCCATGTGGAGAGCGGTAACGGATGTTGAACGTATCGAGCAAGGGATAAGGTATGCGGCCACTATCGCCGAATACGCCATGCGCCATGGAATTGAGACGGGGTTTATCTGTAACGGTAGACTGGACAACAGGGGCGAAAGAGATCCTGTAGAAGCAGAACCAATGGCTCAATTGGAAGACTTACTTGAGCTGTTAGCTAAGCTGGAGCTTGACAGAACGCTTCCTATGAGCCGATTGCTGGACCTGCAAGCCGAGAGTGGAATAAGTGATACTGACTTTCTGATCATTAGCTGTCATAGAGGAACAGAATTACAAGCGTCCGCAGACCTTCTATACCAGTTAGGAAACGGTGTGGAGTGGCTGGATATTCCGGAACAGGGGGGAGAGAGTGCATGA
- a CDS encoding response regulator, translating into MYNVLLVDDEMLDLEGMRQFIPWDELGMEVVEAANNAFTACDILDQHVIDIIVSDVNMPNMSGLELARIAIEKKKDIRVIFVSGYQDFSYVKQALSLKAYSYVLKPMDDSELIAALQKVRQDLDDERKRRDVEEAYQHMIPMAKNDLLIRLFEGEWEGDEKSQAGMLSLVKSYGLDQLNWPVRVAVLELDYFNWLQGQDNLTKHQMAKDFLYEVNRIGQKHGMPHCYKVSSYRIALLINEQEMGNFTEDIFASIRAKFPVTMTVGVGKPTFSMEQVHISYRQAMEAVDGKMFIGKGKLIMYETVSSEPGMIDARMLDTRMDTLFKAMKEYELVLIYDEIDKLFRSVSSLRSKFTIHNLAMYIIWKLDQQLKDVNEDLFEILGMEIHSLDVLHQFDTISDIRSWLVLKTFEISEYLRSKSDSVNHKLIREIIQLMQDRMSDNFTLKDIAQQFSFSPNYLGYLFKEETGKTFSEVLTQLRMDQAGKLLKDPTCKIYEIASKVGYRYLPYFSRQFKEAYGMTPMEYRKRDK; encoded by the coding sequence ATGTACAACGTATTATTAGTAGATGATGAGATGCTTGATTTAGAAGGTATGAGACAATTCATTCCTTGGGATGAGCTTGGTATGGAAGTTGTGGAGGCAGCAAATAACGCGTTTACCGCATGCGATATTTTAGATCAGCATGTGATTGATATTATCGTTAGTGATGTGAATATGCCGAATATGTCGGGTCTAGAGCTGGCCCGGATTGCCATAGAGAAGAAAAAGGATATACGCGTGATATTTGTAAGCGGTTACCAAGATTTCAGCTATGTGAAGCAAGCATTGTCACTAAAGGCGTATAGCTACGTCCTTAAGCCAATGGATGACAGCGAACTCATTGCTGCACTTCAGAAAGTAAGGCAAGATTTAGACGATGAACGAAAACGTCGTGACGTCGAAGAAGCCTATCAGCATATGATTCCAATGGCCAAAAATGATTTGTTGATACGCTTGTTTGAAGGAGAATGGGAAGGGGATGAGAAGAGCCAGGCCGGAATGTTGTCACTTGTAAAGTCATACGGTCTGGATCAGCTGAATTGGCCTGTTCGTGTAGCTGTCCTGGAGCTGGACTATTTTAATTGGCTTCAAGGACAGGATAATCTAACTAAACATCAAATGGCCAAGGACTTCCTTTATGAAGTAAATAGAATAGGTCAGAAGCATGGTATGCCACATTGCTACAAGGTATCGTCTTACCGGATTGCATTATTGATTAACGAACAGGAAATGGGAAATTTCACTGAGGATATTTTCGCCTCGATTCGTGCGAAGTTTCCAGTCACAATGACTGTGGGTGTTGGGAAACCAACATTTTCTATGGAACAGGTCCACATCTCCTATCGACAAGCTATGGAGGCTGTGGACGGAAAAATGTTCATTGGCAAAGGCAAACTTATTATGTATGAAACGGTTAGCAGCGAACCTGGGATGATTGACGCTCGTATGTTAGATACCCGCATGGATACGCTGTTTAAAGCAATGAAAGAGTATGAGTTAGTTCTTATTTATGATGAGATTGACAAACTGTTCCGCTCAGTAAGTAGTTTGAGATCCAAATTCACTATTCATAATCTGGCCATGTATATCATATGGAAGCTGGATCAGCAATTAAAGGATGTTAACGAGGATTTATTTGAAATATTAGGGATGGAGATACATAGCTTAGATGTTCTACACCAATTCGATACGATCAGTGATATTCGCTCCTGGCTCGTACTTAAAACATTTGAAATCTCAGAGTATCTCCGTAGCAAATCTGATTCTGTGAACCATAAACTCATTAGAGAGATTATCCAATTGATGCAGGACAGAATGAGCGATAACTTTACGCTTAAAGATATAGCGCAGCAGTTCTCTTTCTCGCCTAACTATTTGGGTTATCTATTCAAAGAGGAAACTGGGAAAACGTTTAGTGAAGTACTCACACAGCTTCGAATGGATCAAGCCGGCAAGCTTTTAAAAGATCCAACGTGTAAAATCTATGAAATCGCTAGCAAAGTAGGCTATCGTTATCTCCCTTATTTCAGCAGACAGTTCAAAGAGGCTTATGGTATGACACCTATGGAGTATCGTAAGCGCGACAAGTGA
- a CDS encoding spore germination protein — MSGILETIKDQLEGCSDAVYQSISVHGQTCLLIFLPSIIDSKTLHDSIALPLKTEAEAKLEWTDFLERLDQGVVFPIPYLKAFDLQKIVDLIVAGKVVLCIEDIPYVYYFEITQYQKRSVTESQNELVVIGPQEAFIEDIETNLSMLRHKIKHPDLKTVHYSIGKYTKTDVYVVYIEGLCKKEILAEIKQKLGEIDIDGILGISYISEYLRDGNLTPFPVFQYTERPDSVAASLMEGRIGIIQDGTPTAMLAPTSFFTMLQSSEDYYQSFYAASWIRLVRFLFSIISMILPSLYVAITTFHPQIIPPNLLITIASARENIPFSALTEALIMELTFEALREAGTRIPKPVGQTVSIIGGIVIGQAAVQAGIVSAPMVIVVSITGIATYIIPHYELGLTFRLLRFPLLVMGGTMGLLGVYITAFLIYGHLANLRPLGAPYLQPVAPLVLRDWKDTLARFPSNFMTKRSNLFTDRNKRRQKEK, encoded by the coding sequence ATGTCAGGAATTTTAGAAACCATTAAAGATCAACTGGAGGGATGCAGTGATGCGGTGTATCAGTCCATTTCTGTTCATGGGCAAACCTGTCTTTTGATTTTTTTACCCTCCATTATCGATTCCAAGACACTTCATGATAGTATTGCTTTGCCGCTGAAAACAGAAGCAGAAGCGAAGCTGGAATGGACAGATTTTTTAGAACGGTTAGATCAAGGTGTTGTTTTTCCTATCCCATACCTCAAGGCATTTGATTTACAGAAGATCGTAGATCTGATCGTTGCTGGAAAAGTAGTGCTTTGTATAGAGGATATCCCTTATGTTTATTATTTTGAAATTACTCAATATCAAAAAAGATCAGTGACCGAATCACAAAATGAACTTGTTGTTATTGGTCCCCAAGAAGCATTCATTGAAGATATAGAAACGAATCTCTCTATGCTTCGACATAAAATTAAACATCCGGATCTAAAAACCGTTCATTATTCGATTGGAAAATATACAAAAACTGATGTGTATGTGGTCTATATTGAAGGACTTTGCAAAAAAGAAATTCTAGCTGAGATTAAACAAAAACTAGGCGAAATAGATATTGACGGGATACTAGGCATTAGTTATATATCAGAATACTTAAGAGATGGTAACCTCACACCATTTCCGGTATTTCAATATACAGAACGGCCTGATTCGGTGGCAGCATCTTTAATGGAAGGCCGGATCGGAATCATACAAGATGGCACACCTACTGCAATGCTTGCTCCGACATCTTTTTTTACTATGCTGCAATCCTCTGAAGATTATTATCAAAGCTTTTATGCAGCAAGCTGGATTCGTTTAGTTCGATTTCTATTCTCAATCATATCCATGATTCTTCCATCCCTTTATGTAGCAATTACAACCTTTCACCCGCAGATCATTCCACCAAACCTGTTAATTACGATTGCTTCAGCTAGAGAGAACATTCCCTTCTCAGCTCTTACTGAAGCTTTAATTATGGAGCTTACCTTTGAAGCACTTAGAGAAGCTGGGACGAGAATTCCAAAGCCTGTAGGGCAGACGGTATCCATTATTGGAGGTATCGTTATTGGTCAGGCAGCAGTCCAAGCAGGAATTGTATCAGCTCCAATGGTTATTGTTGTTTCTATTACCGGAATCGCCACCTATATCATTCCTCATTATGAGCTGGGTCTGACTTTCCGGCTTCTTCGATTCCCGTTACTTGTTATGGGTGGAACAATGGGACTGCTCGGGGTATATATTACAGCTTTTTTGATTTACGGACATTTAGCCAATTTAAGACCGTTAGGTGCTCCATATTTGCAACCCGTTGCCCCTCTTGTGTTACGAGACTGGAAGGATACATTAGCTCGCTTCCCCTCGAACTTTATGACGAAGCGCAGTAACCTCTTTACAGATAGAAATAAAAGGAGACAGAAAGAGAAATGA
- a CDS encoding AAA family ATPase — translation MNLQEVTELIKSIRTNLAKVIVGKEDGVDLLLTALLANGHVLLEDVPGTGKTLLAKVLAKSLDCSFKRIQFTPDLLPSDLSGINFYNQKTGEFQFRPGPVFANILLADEINRATPRTQSSLLECMEERQITIDGVTHSLEAPFLVIATQNPIDNQGTFPLPEAQLDRFLMRITTGYPSFDEGIHILQRFRENNPLEETFSVATAQDIQAAQRLTASVSISDDLLAYIVRITEATRKSTAVKLGASPRASGALLKSAQGYALIQGRSYVTPDDIKAVAVPVLAHRLLLHRGLGSKEGQAADIVLQVLREVEVPTELVTSIRGGKVE, via the coding sequence ATGAACCTTCAAGAAGTCACTGAACTCATCAAATCTATTAGAACCAATCTAGCTAAAGTCATTGTAGGAAAAGAGGATGGAGTAGACCTGTTACTGACTGCATTGCTTGCGAATGGCCATGTTCTTCTCGAGGATGTTCCGGGTACAGGTAAAACTTTATTAGCAAAAGTCCTTGCTAAATCTCTGGATTGTTCATTTAAGCGTATTCAGTTTACGCCAGACTTACTGCCTTCTGATTTAAGCGGGATTAATTTCTACAATCAAAAGACAGGTGAATTTCAGTTTAGACCTGGTCCGGTTTTTGCGAATATTTTGTTGGCTGATGAAATAAATCGTGCAACCCCGAGAACACAATCCAGTCTGCTGGAATGTATGGAGGAGCGGCAAATTACGATCGATGGTGTGACTCATAGTCTAGAAGCCCCGTTTCTGGTAATTGCTACTCAGAATCCGATTGACAACCAAGGGACCTTTCCGTTACCTGAAGCTCAATTAGATAGATTTTTGATGCGGATTACTACGGGCTATCCGTCCTTTGACGAAGGAATTCATATTTTACAGCGCTTCCGTGAGAATAACCCGCTGGAAGAGACTTTTTCAGTGGCTACCGCTCAAGATATTCAAGCAGCACAGCGTTTAACCGCTTCCGTTAGTATAAGCGATGATTTGCTGGCTTATATTGTTCGAATTACAGAAGCTACACGGAAATCAACGGCAGTTAAACTAGGTGCGAGTCCCCGTGCTAGTGGGGCTTTGCTTAAATCTGCTCAAGGATATGCACTTATTCAAGGGAGATCTTACGTAACACCGGATGATATTAAGGCCGTAGCCGTTCCGGTGCTTGCCCATCGTCTACTTCTTCATCGAGGATTGGGTTCAAAAGAAGGACAGGCAGCGGATATTGTGCTACAAGTGCTTCGTGAGGTAGAGGTGCCGACTGAACTCGTTACGTCCATTAGAGGCGGAAAGGTGGAATGA
- a CDS encoding GerAB/ArcD/ProY family transporter — MQTSKWQLFRFFIIFFSSQTTIFLIPTLIATSSYQGWIALLVGSLLGLILLWFTFHVGMLRPNQAWVSFGKDILGKWPHKFMLLLLLSWCVYYASYDIENFVLFFGSNYLRGTPPLFIQCIIGLVIMYTASLGFKTIAYMADGLFLIFFITMIILFNLFLPNADFNMLPAFIHYHDPGIALKDSIVVMSWFGEWIVLLFVVPDLKLEAKMLKRLVLTGICVLVTVLIGWALTMMSFGPHLGKELQYPFLELVRSAKQDNLLGNSDPLLIGIWSSSMFIHSSFLIYVASRCVSSLLNTKTKKIYIPLLTTVSITIAFLYSRHIGSYYKHYNSYAIVIIWLIVESIPVYYTITAFFRFRNKTAK, encoded by the coding sequence ATGCAAACATCAAAATGGCAGCTGTTCCGTTTTTTTATTATATTCTTCAGCTCCCAAACCACTATATTTTTGATTCCGACTCTAATTGCTACTTCATCCTATCAAGGCTGGATTGCATTATTAGTGGGGTCTTTATTAGGGTTGATATTATTGTGGTTTACTTTCCACGTCGGTATGCTGCGGCCTAATCAAGCATGGGTAAGCTTTGGAAAAGATATCTTAGGTAAATGGCCGCACAAGTTCATGCTTCTTTTGCTCTTAAGCTGGTGTGTTTACTATGCATCCTATGATATTGAGAACTTTGTACTGTTCTTTGGTTCAAATTATTTGAGAGGAACTCCGCCTCTGTTTATTCAGTGTATCATTGGGTTAGTGATTATGTATACGGCCAGTTTAGGCTTTAAAACGATAGCTTATATGGCAGATGGACTTTTTCTTATTTTTTTCATAACAATGATCATTTTATTTAATTTATTTCTCCCGAATGCGGACTTCAATATGCTGCCAGCCTTTATTCATTATCACGATCCCGGGATTGCTTTAAAGGACTCTATTGTAGTCATGTCATGGTTTGGAGAATGGATCGTCCTCTTGTTTGTTGTACCCGATCTGAAGCTTGAAGCGAAGATGCTGAAAAGATTAGTACTTACGGGGATATGTGTCTTAGTAACCGTCTTAATTGGTTGGGCGTTGACGATGATGAGTTTTGGTCCACATTTGGGGAAGGAACTGCAATATCCTTTCCTTGAATTGGTGCGTAGCGCCAAACAAGATAATCTGCTAGGTAATTCAGATCCGCTCTTAATTGGAATATGGTCGTCTTCTATGTTCATTCACAGCTCATTTCTTATCTACGTAGCCTCCAGATGTGTATCCAGCTTGCTGAATACCAAAACTAAAAAGATATATATTCCTTTATTAACAACAGTTTCAATTACGATAGCTTTTTTGTACTCACGACATATAGGCAGTTATTATAAACACTATAATAGCTATGCTATTGTTATCATTTGGCTAATCGTTGAAAGCATCCCGGTCTATTACACCATCACAGCTTTCTTTCGATTTCGGAATAAAACTGCGAAGTGA
- a CDS encoding Ger(x)C family spore germination protein → MRILKLGVIVILLLNITGCRSSKVELDELTFVYGMFIDEGKEPGTVEVTINSPLPNRLNAAGQPSSGGGGDGNTYSTVSKTAGSIADAMLLIQKDLTRQLSLSQLKVIVLGKTYAEKGISELFLWIEREPSLPLGAYVMASPTSAKEMNTLTPIYEQLPSDVLRNFGSERYLFSTTIKDCLFAEASGVGFAINNLSFGKKEETSKEGKPEYWAGIQGAMLFHRDKMKGTLKLKEGRALAWAVGSLKLAVYTVEWDEGKSAASVVFVSTKASKKLKHTDNGPVFTVNLKGKASVIYLRDPKNRDAEELGQIIIAKLKEKVSDNLAEAIRNTQKSGADVLQLGLLLEWNDPKQWKQLSKRWENYYAHEADIKVKTDFSIVDFGTAK, encoded by the coding sequence ATGAGAATCCTGAAGCTAGGAGTTATTGTGATTTTGCTCCTAAATATAACAGGTTGTAGGTCGTCGAAGGTAGAACTGGATGAACTAACATTTGTATACGGAATGTTTATCGATGAGGGCAAAGAACCAGGTACTGTTGAAGTTACAATTAACTCACCTTTGCCCAACCGTCTTAACGCAGCGGGCCAGCCTTCAAGTGGCGGTGGAGGAGACGGTAATACTTATTCTACCGTTTCTAAGACAGCAGGATCGATTGCGGATGCCATGCTGTTAATTCAAAAAGACTTAACACGTCAACTAAGTCTTTCTCAATTGAAAGTTATTGTCTTAGGGAAGACCTATGCTGAAAAAGGAATCAGCGAATTATTCCTATGGATTGAAAGAGAACCAAGTCTGCCTTTAGGTGCGTATGTTATGGCTAGCCCCACAAGTGCAAAAGAGATGAATACTTTAACACCTATTTACGAGCAATTGCCTTCGGATGTACTAAGGAACTTTGGATCAGAGAGGTATTTGTTTTCAACTACGATTAAAGATTGCCTGTTTGCAGAGGCATCAGGTGTAGGATTTGCAATAAACAATCTTTCATTTGGTAAAAAAGAAGAAACGTCGAAAGAGGGAAAGCCGGAGTACTGGGCCGGAATTCAAGGGGCGATGCTGTTTCATAGAGATAAAATGAAAGGAACACTTAAGCTTAAAGAGGGAAGGGCATTAGCTTGGGCGGTAGGTAGTCTTAAGCTGGCAGTTTACACCGTCGAATGGGATGAGGGGAAAAGTGCCGCAAGTGTTGTATTTGTAAGCACAAAAGCATCAAAGAAGCTAAAACATACAGATAATGGACCGGTGTTCACTGTGAATTTAAAAGGGAAAGCTAGTGTGATTTATTTAAGGGATCCAAAAAATAGGGATGCAGAGGAACTCGGTCAAATTATCATTGCGAAGCTTAAAGAAAAAGTCTCTGATAATCTTGCCGAAGCCATTCGTAATACTCAAAAATCAGGTGCTGATGTTTTGCAACTCGGCTTGTTATTGGAATGGAATGATCCAAAGCAATGGAAGCAGCTTAGTAAGAGGTGGGAGAATTATTATGCCCATGAGGCTGATATTAAGGTGAAGACAGATTTTAGTATTGTAGATTTTGGAACGGCAAAATAG
- a CDS encoding DUF1657 domain-containing protein, translating into MTVASQVKTCLSSLKGAQASLEQFALETQNESAKTLFTNAAEQTQQIVTQVENRVTELESEEPQYKGF; encoded by the coding sequence ATGACAGTAGCCTCACAAGTTAAAACATGTTTATCTTCTTTAAAAGGCGCTCAAGCGAGCTTGGAGCAATTTGCACTTGAAACACAAAACGAAAGTGCAAAGACTTTATTCACAAATGCAGCTGAGCAAACGCAACAAATCGTTACACAGGTTGAAAATCGGGTAACCGAATTAGAGTCAGAAGAACCTCAATACAAAGGTTTCTAA
- a CDS encoding DUF421 domain-containing protein — MPEWLEVVVRTLFAVVVLFFLTKLLGKRQVSQLSFFEYITGITVGSLAAYISLDTDKYWHLGLIALIVWVACSLGIEWLQMKSKKARDFIDFKSTVLIKDGKILEDHMKKERLTTDELLEELRKKDVFNISEVEFAIMESDGAINVLLKKEYLPLSAKDLGVKVAPQKESQAVIMDGKVLDKPLDTLNLTRSWLDGALEKMGLTVENVFLAQVDSYGELTVDLYADNFKVPQPQDKPQLYALLKKCEADLEMFSLSTDNEKAKKMYEQCSQQLQASLKVLKPLIQS, encoded by the coding sequence ATGCCGGAGTGGTTGGAGGTTGTAGTACGAACACTCTTTGCTGTGGTTGTGCTTTTCTTTTTAACTAAATTACTGGGGAAGAGACAAGTATCGCAGCTTTCGTTCTTCGAGTATATTACGGGGATAACCGTCGGCAGCTTAGCCGCCTATATTTCTTTGGATACGGATAAGTATTGGCATTTAGGACTCATTGCATTGATTGTATGGGTCGCTTGTTCTTTAGGAATTGAATGGCTTCAGATGAAGAGTAAAAAAGCAAGAGACTTCATTGACTTTAAGTCCACAGTTCTTATAAAGGACGGAAAAATACTCGAAGATCATATGAAAAAGGAACGTTTAACAACAGATGAATTATTGGAAGAGTTACGAAAAAAGGATGTATTCAATATATCTGAAGTGGAATTTGCGATTATGGAGTCTGATGGAGCGATTAATGTTCTGCTTAAGAAGGAGTATCTCCCTCTATCGGCAAAAGACCTGGGTGTGAAGGTTGCCCCACAAAAAGAGTCACAAGCCGTCATTATGGATGGAAAGGTATTAGATAAACCGTTAGATACCTTAAATCTGACTCGCAGCTGGCTTGATGGAGCGCTAGAGAAAATGGGGCTAACCGTCGAGAATGTATTTCTCGCTCAAGTTGATTCTTATGGAGAGCTGACGGTCGATTTGTATGCCGACAACTTTAAAGTTCCACAGCCGCAAGATAAACCACAATTATATGCTTTGCTAAAAAAATGTGAAGCGGATCTGGAAATGTTTAGTTTGTCGACAGACAATGAAAAAGCTAAAAAAATGTACGAACAATGCTCACAGCAATTGCAAGCATCTTTGAAAGTGCTAAAGCCTTTAATCCAAAGTTGA